From Silurus meridionalis isolate SWU-2019-XX chromosome 14, ASM1480568v1, whole genome shotgun sequence, a single genomic window includes:
- the e4f1 gene encoding transcription factor E4F1 — translation MTEESNNTAESLTGHTQHGSIITIQTTLGDEDEDIHRCGRCGEEFSALDFFIQHKLSRICKRPLQDTQGKDDKDEELANDAESASVDEGVGRLTTTNIEPSHLAKDHGESENLDSSDHTKPSLKLNEDGRYVCHICEKTFKSANILRTHLTIHTDKKDFKCELCETAFRTKGSLIRHNRRHTDERPYQCNQCGLSFRESGALTRHLKSLTPCTEKIRYSQCKEILFNKDGVCTEVEQPPVLPEKEQQLPVVSVVQTVQDAVHIQVVEDLGQIHQVVSQPVAEAVAEGDRLICQAIINSGIALETEAVEAAEQVEARLPKEVLENHEAEGRVPEIQVTEQCVEVEAETVETSEKDMEISPSKSHKCPHCDRTFRTTSHLRIHIKGHAGYKPFKCLTCQKEFLTGYMLKKHMEMHVTERRYKCGECGKLFKAIGHVREHMRAHSNDRPHHCNLCNKSYKTKNALQVHQRTHGEDKPYACPHCSRAFREKGALVRHIRHHTGEKPFKCSKCGRGFAEHGTLNRHLRSKGGCSVGQQESEHIMTPEEEQECDRMAAAIISDDPHAVLVEFSSVVADTQEYIIGATAETTQAEEVSVTPDSPNQFDSQIIKVVQQVVSQAQDGQQIIVRNVEANEKPGVFDTGDTITIATPESLTEQVAITLASAISNGALLNTTSSAEGTTALEQDEHYVIASSDEMEIQTVVVV, via the exons ATGACTGAAGAAAGTAATAATACGGCAGAATCGCTTACCGGCCACACGCAGCACGGCAGCATCATCACCATACAAACCACACTGGGAGACGAAG ATGAAGATATTCACAGATGTGGGCGATGTGGCGAAGAGTTTTCAGCTTTGGATTTCTTCATTCAGCACAAGCTTAGTCGCATCTGTAAACGTCCTTTACAGGACACACAG GGGAAAGATGATAAAGATGAAGAGCTGGCTAATGATGCAGAGAGCGCCTCAGTGG ACGAGGGAGTTGGCAGGTTAACAACTACAAACATAGAGCCAAGTCACCTGGCAAAGGACCATGGCGAGTCTGAAAACCTAGACAGTTCAGATCATACTAAACCATCCCTGAAACTCAACGAGGATGGGCGTTACGTTTGTCATATATGTGAGAAGACTTTCAAATCG GCAAATATCTTGAGGACACACTTGACCATTCATACAGACAAGAAGGACTTTAAATGTGAGCTGTGTGAGACTGCTTTTCGAACTAAAGGATCTCTAATTCGCCACAACCGACGGCATACAG ATGAGCGGCCTTACCAGTGCAATCAGTGTGGCCTTTCCTTTAGGGAGTCTGGTGCGCTGACAAGACATTTGAAGTCATTGACACCGTGCACAGAGAAGATTCGCTACAGCCAGTGCAAAGAGATCCTCTTTAACAAGGATGGTGTTTGCAcag AAGTGGAGCAGCCTCCTGTGCTCCCTGAGAAAGAGCAGCAGCTGCCTGTGGTCAGTGTGGTGCAGACGGTGCAAGATGCTGTTCACATCCAGGTGGTAGAAGATCTAGGACAAATTCATCAG GTGGTATCCCAGCCTGTTGCTGAAGCGGTTGCAGAAGGAGACCGTCTAATCTGCCAAGCCATCATCAACTCTGGCATTGCTCTGGAGACTGAAGCCGTAGAAGCGGCAGAGCAAGTGGAGGCTCGATTACCTAAAGAGGTCCTAGAGAATCATGAAGCTGAGGGCAGAGTACCAGAGATTCAGGTGACTGAGCagtgtgtggaggtggaggCAGAAACTGTG GAGACTTCAGAGAAAGACATGGAAATCTCCCCGTCAAAGTCTCACAAATGTCCTCACTGTGATCGAACGTTCAGAACGACATCCCACTTGCGCATCCACATCAAAGGGCATGCTG GCTACAAACCATTTAAGTGTCTGACATGTCAGAAGGAGTTCTTGACAGGCTACATGCTGAAAAAGCATATGGAGATGCATGTGACGGAACGCAGGTACAAGTGTGGAGAGTGCGGCAAGCTGTTCAAGGCTATTGGGCACGTACGTGAGCACATGAGGGCACACTCTAACGACCGCCCACACCACTGCAATCTCTGCAACAAGAGCTACAAAACCAAA AATGCGCTTCAGGTACATCAGCGCACACATGGTGAGGACAAACCGTACGCATGTCCACACTGTTCTCGGGCATTTCGTGAGAAAGGTGCTCTGGTGCGTCACATTCGCCACCACACCGGAGAGAAACCTTTCAAGTGCTCCAAATGTGGACGTGGATTTGCTGAGCACGGCACACTCAATCGCCATTTACGATCGAAAG GAGGGTGCTCTGTAGGGCAGCAGGAGTCTGAGCATATTATGACCCCTGAAGAGGAGCAGGAATGTGACCGTATGGCAGCCGCGATCATTTCTGACGATCCCCACGCTGTGCTGGTGGAGTTTTCCTCAGTGGTGGCTGATACTCAGGAGTACATCATAGGA GCAACAGCTGAGACGACTCAAGCAGAGGAAGTGTCTGTTACTCCTGACAGTCCTAACCAA TTTGACAGTCAGATCATAAAGGTGGTGCAGCAGGTTGTGAGTCAGGCGCAAGACGGTCAGCAGATCATTGTGCGTAACGTGGAAGCCAACGAGAAGCCTGGTGTTTTTGACACCGGCGACACCATCACTATTGCTACACCCGAGAGCCTGACTGAGCAAGTGGCCATAACTCTCGCCAGCGCCATCAGCAACGGTGCCCTCCTGAACACCACCTCTTCCGCAGAAGGCACTACTGCACTGGAGCAGGACGAGCACTATGTCATCGCTTCCTCTGATGAGATGGAGATTCAGACTGTTGTGGTGGTCTGA
- the zgc:113333 gene encoding beta-N-acetylhexosaminidase isoform X2: MCILTMSNKRILMLLAICLVVFAAAKLFFNSQSASKMTHTMISGRIWHLSGLNNLDVNSKLKVKSILNAPVERLTEPLRVVHLDLKGAAPKVSYFQQIFPLISNLGANGILLEYDDMFPYEGDLEVLRSPFAYNVEELNEIKWLAGLYNLELIPLVQVFGNLEFVLKHEQFFDLRDVGSFQNSLNILARGSLKLIKEMLTQVLKRHPQTRWFHIGAHEILDHGESKDSNNWLKQNSQGTRLLLISYMTKVCQFLVELKPGIKPIFWEDMLRNISLNLIEEFDLSSIASPMIWKYDSNIDVYQMVNLLHNYQQAGFHTVWFASAFKGTSGISQRWTPINYHLENHLAWLKVIASISKHSIIQFGGIVLTGWQRYEHQTVLCELFPVAIPSLAICLAALKYGSINHTAEIQLQRLLGCNVTLKNNMCLNTGTFAGSEIYYMVHKIHSELENSIIKITKDYHLKGPFSPEQRKNNSYPLNIKYFKKELTRLVKEWDHFMKNFKMEMIAIYFPDTVEKWMKENVNQYMNELHSLAKVVESIS; encoded by the exons TATATTAACTATGTCGAATAAGAGGATTTTAATGCTGCTGGCCATCTGCTTGGTTGTGTTTGCTGCAGCAAAGCTTTTTTTCAACAG CCAGAGCGCAAGCAAAATGACGCATACCATGATCTCAGGTCGTATATGGCATTTATCTGGACTCAACAACTTGGACGTTAATTCGAAACTCAAAgtaaaaagtatattaaatgCCCCTGTGGAAAGACTCACAGAACCTCTCCGTGTAGTACACCTAGATCTTAAGGGCGCTGCACCAAAAGTTAGTTATTTTCAGCAG ATTTTTCCACTGATCTCCAATCTTGGTGCTAATGGAATTTTGTTGGAGTATGATGATATGTTTCCCTATGAAGGGGACCTAGAAGTTCTCAGGTCACCTTTTGCCTACAA TGTGGAAGAACTTAATGAAATTAAGTGGCTGGCTGGCCTGTACAATCTCGAGCTGATACCCCTGGTGCAGGTGTTTGGAAATCTAGAG TTTGTGCTGAAACATGAACAGTTCTTTGACCTTAGAGACGTGGGCAGCTTTCAAAACAGCCTGAACATTCTGGCTCGTGGTAGCTTGAAACTGATTAAGGAAATGCTAACTCAGGTCCTGAAGAGGCACCCACAGACACGATGGTTTCATATTGGAGCACATGAG ATTTTGGACCATGGTGAGAGTAAGGACTCAAACAACTGGTTGAAGCAAAATAGTCAAGGCACAAGGCTACTCCTCATCAGCTACATGACAAAGGTGTGTCAATTCCTGGTTGAACTGAAACCTGGAATAAAGCCTATATTTTGGGAAGATATGCTCAGGAATATCAGTCTCAACTTAATCGAAG aatTTGATCTTTCAAGCATCGCATCCCCTATGATATGGAAATATGACTCAAACATTGATGTGTACCAAATGG taaacctGCTACATAACTACCAACAGGCAGGATTTCATACTGTTTGGTTTGCAAGTGCATTTAAAGGCACATCAGGCATTAGCCAAAGATGGACACCAATTAATTACCACTTGGAGAATCACCTCGCCTGGCTTAAAGTCATAGCGTCCATATCTAAGCACTCCATTATACAATTCGGTGGGATTGTTTTAACAGGCTGGCAAAG ATACGAGCATCAGACAGTGCTATGTGAACTGTTTCCTGTGGCCATTCCTTCTCTGGCAATCTGTCTAGCAGCTCTAAAATATG GTTCAATTAATCATACAGCTGAAATCCAGCTACAGAGACTTTTGGGTTGCAATGTTACCCTTAAAAATAATATGTG TTTAAATACAGGGACATTTGCAGGCTCTGAAATTTATTACATGGTGCATAAAATCCACAGTGAACTTGAGAATTCCATCATAAAAATTACCAAAGACTA TCATCTAAAAGGACCATTCAGtccagaacagagaaaaaacaACTCCTATCcattgaatattaaatattttaagaaagaaCTCACCAG ATTGGTGAAAGAGTGGGATCACTTTATGAAGAATTTCAAGATGGAGATGATTGCTATCTACTTCCCAGACACTGTAGAGAAGTGGATGAAAGAGAATGTTAACCAATATATGAATGAACTCCATAGTTTGGCCAAAGTTGTAGAAAGCATTTCTTGA
- the zgc:113333 gene encoding beta-N-acetylhexosaminidase isoform X1 — protein MTFKSILTMSNKRILMLLAICLVVFAAAKLFFNSQSASKMTHTMISGRIWHLSGLNNLDVNSKLKVKSILNAPVERLTEPLRVVHLDLKGAAPKVSYFQQIFPLISNLGANGILLEYDDMFPYEGDLEVLRSPFAYNVEELNEIKWLAGLYNLELIPLVQVFGNLEFVLKHEQFFDLRDVGSFQNSLNILARGSLKLIKEMLTQVLKRHPQTRWFHIGAHEILDHGESKDSNNWLKQNSQGTRLLLISYMTKVCQFLVELKPGIKPIFWEDMLRNISLNLIEEFDLSSIASPMIWKYDSNIDVYQMVNLLHNYQQAGFHTVWFASAFKGTSGISQRWTPINYHLENHLAWLKVIASISKHSIIQFGGIVLTGWQRYEHQTVLCELFPVAIPSLAICLAALKYGSINHTAEIQLQRLLGCNVTLKNNMCLNTGTFAGSEIYYMVHKIHSELENSIIKITKDYHLKGPFSPEQRKNNSYPLNIKYFKKELTRLVKEWDHFMKNFKMEMIAIYFPDTVEKWMKENVNQYMNELHSLAKVVESIS, from the exons TATATTAACTATGTCGAATAAGAGGATTTTAATGCTGCTGGCCATCTGCTTGGTTGTGTTTGCTGCAGCAAAGCTTTTTTTCAACAG CCAGAGCGCAAGCAAAATGACGCATACCATGATCTCAGGTCGTATATGGCATTTATCTGGACTCAACAACTTGGACGTTAATTCGAAACTCAAAgtaaaaagtatattaaatgCCCCTGTGGAAAGACTCACAGAACCTCTCCGTGTAGTACACCTAGATCTTAAGGGCGCTGCACCAAAAGTTAGTTATTTTCAGCAG ATTTTTCCACTGATCTCCAATCTTGGTGCTAATGGAATTTTGTTGGAGTATGATGATATGTTTCCCTATGAAGGGGACCTAGAAGTTCTCAGGTCACCTTTTGCCTACAA TGTGGAAGAACTTAATGAAATTAAGTGGCTGGCTGGCCTGTACAATCTCGAGCTGATACCCCTGGTGCAGGTGTTTGGAAATCTAGAG TTTGTGCTGAAACATGAACAGTTCTTTGACCTTAGAGACGTGGGCAGCTTTCAAAACAGCCTGAACATTCTGGCTCGTGGTAGCTTGAAACTGATTAAGGAAATGCTAACTCAGGTCCTGAAGAGGCACCCACAGACACGATGGTTTCATATTGGAGCACATGAG ATTTTGGACCATGGTGAGAGTAAGGACTCAAACAACTGGTTGAAGCAAAATAGTCAAGGCACAAGGCTACTCCTCATCAGCTACATGACAAAGGTGTGTCAATTCCTGGTTGAACTGAAACCTGGAATAAAGCCTATATTTTGGGAAGATATGCTCAGGAATATCAGTCTCAACTTAATCGAAG aatTTGATCTTTCAAGCATCGCATCCCCTATGATATGGAAATATGACTCAAACATTGATGTGTACCAAATGG taaacctGCTACATAACTACCAACAGGCAGGATTTCATACTGTTTGGTTTGCAAGTGCATTTAAAGGCACATCAGGCATTAGCCAAAGATGGACACCAATTAATTACCACTTGGAGAATCACCTCGCCTGGCTTAAAGTCATAGCGTCCATATCTAAGCACTCCATTATACAATTCGGTGGGATTGTTTTAACAGGCTGGCAAAG ATACGAGCATCAGACAGTGCTATGTGAACTGTTTCCTGTGGCCATTCCTTCTCTGGCAATCTGTCTAGCAGCTCTAAAATATG GTTCAATTAATCATACAGCTGAAATCCAGCTACAGAGACTTTTGGGTTGCAATGTTACCCTTAAAAATAATATGTG TTTAAATACAGGGACATTTGCAGGCTCTGAAATTTATTACATGGTGCATAAAATCCACAGTGAACTTGAGAATTCCATCATAAAAATTACCAAAGACTA TCATCTAAAAGGACCATTCAGtccagaacagagaaaaaacaACTCCTATCcattgaatattaaatattttaagaaagaaCTCACCAG ATTGGTGAAAGAGTGGGATCACTTTATGAAGAATTTCAAGATGGAGATGATTGCTATCTACTTCCCAGACACTGTAGAGAAGTGGATGAAAGAGAATGTTAACCAATATATGAATGAACTCCATAGTTTGGCCAAAGTTGTAGAAAGCATTTCTTGA
- the zgc:113333 gene encoding beta-N-acetylhexosaminidase isoform X3, with protein MTFKSQSASKMTHTMISGRIWHLSGLNNLDVNSKLKVKSILNAPVERLTEPLRVVHLDLKGAAPKVSYFQQIFPLISNLGANGILLEYDDMFPYEGDLEVLRSPFAYNVEELNEIKWLAGLYNLELIPLVQVFGNLEFVLKHEQFFDLRDVGSFQNSLNILARGSLKLIKEMLTQVLKRHPQTRWFHIGAHEILDHGESKDSNNWLKQNSQGTRLLLISYMTKVCQFLVELKPGIKPIFWEDMLRNISLNLIEEFDLSSIASPMIWKYDSNIDVYQMVNLLHNYQQAGFHTVWFASAFKGTSGISQRWTPINYHLENHLAWLKVIASISKHSIIQFGGIVLTGWQRYEHQTVLCELFPVAIPSLAICLAALKYGSINHTAEIQLQRLLGCNVTLKNNMCLNTGTFAGSEIYYMVHKIHSELENSIIKITKDYHLKGPFSPEQRKNNSYPLNIKYFKKELTRLVKEWDHFMKNFKMEMIAIYFPDTVEKWMKENVNQYMNELHSLAKVVESIS; from the exons CCAGAGCGCAAGCAAAATGACGCATACCATGATCTCAGGTCGTATATGGCATTTATCTGGACTCAACAACTTGGACGTTAATTCGAAACTCAAAgtaaaaagtatattaaatgCCCCTGTGGAAAGACTCACAGAACCTCTCCGTGTAGTACACCTAGATCTTAAGGGCGCTGCACCAAAAGTTAGTTATTTTCAGCAG ATTTTTCCACTGATCTCCAATCTTGGTGCTAATGGAATTTTGTTGGAGTATGATGATATGTTTCCCTATGAAGGGGACCTAGAAGTTCTCAGGTCACCTTTTGCCTACAA TGTGGAAGAACTTAATGAAATTAAGTGGCTGGCTGGCCTGTACAATCTCGAGCTGATACCCCTGGTGCAGGTGTTTGGAAATCTAGAG TTTGTGCTGAAACATGAACAGTTCTTTGACCTTAGAGACGTGGGCAGCTTTCAAAACAGCCTGAACATTCTGGCTCGTGGTAGCTTGAAACTGATTAAGGAAATGCTAACTCAGGTCCTGAAGAGGCACCCACAGACACGATGGTTTCATATTGGAGCACATGAG ATTTTGGACCATGGTGAGAGTAAGGACTCAAACAACTGGTTGAAGCAAAATAGTCAAGGCACAAGGCTACTCCTCATCAGCTACATGACAAAGGTGTGTCAATTCCTGGTTGAACTGAAACCTGGAATAAAGCCTATATTTTGGGAAGATATGCTCAGGAATATCAGTCTCAACTTAATCGAAG aatTTGATCTTTCAAGCATCGCATCCCCTATGATATGGAAATATGACTCAAACATTGATGTGTACCAAATGG taaacctGCTACATAACTACCAACAGGCAGGATTTCATACTGTTTGGTTTGCAAGTGCATTTAAAGGCACATCAGGCATTAGCCAAAGATGGACACCAATTAATTACCACTTGGAGAATCACCTCGCCTGGCTTAAAGTCATAGCGTCCATATCTAAGCACTCCATTATACAATTCGGTGGGATTGTTTTAACAGGCTGGCAAAG ATACGAGCATCAGACAGTGCTATGTGAACTGTTTCCTGTGGCCATTCCTTCTCTGGCAATCTGTCTAGCAGCTCTAAAATATG GTTCAATTAATCATACAGCTGAAATCCAGCTACAGAGACTTTTGGGTTGCAATGTTACCCTTAAAAATAATATGTG TTTAAATACAGGGACATTTGCAGGCTCTGAAATTTATTACATGGTGCATAAAATCCACAGTGAACTTGAGAATTCCATCATAAAAATTACCAAAGACTA TCATCTAAAAGGACCATTCAGtccagaacagagaaaaaacaACTCCTATCcattgaatattaaatattttaagaaagaaCTCACCAG ATTGGTGAAAGAGTGGGATCACTTTATGAAGAATTTCAAGATGGAGATGATTGCTATCTACTTCCCAGACACTGTAGAGAAGTGGATGAAAGAGAATGTTAACCAATATATGAATGAACTCCATAGTTTGGCCAAAGTTGTAGAAAGCATTTCTTGA